One Pseudomonas rhizophila DNA window includes the following coding sequences:
- a CDS encoding DUF2066 domain-containing protein yields the protein MRFFKLLSVGCLSLISVASHAENLNSLYQVLEPVSSQAPQERDQATLRALDTLVLRLTGDAKAAQNPGLAAIRKDPQQIILQYGYDAGPPESLKVDFDPASTDRALRSAGLSLWGANRPAILGWWLNDSAEGSNLVGDGQGSAEPLRRAAQHRGLPLHLPLADLSEQIVATAPNLEGSDPAPLREASQRYGADALLAVHAKEEGGQWQATWRLWQGDQREQGNAQGADPAALADAVMLAVSQRLAPRFVTKPGVATEQLLEVQGMNLERYAALGRLLEPFGGQLQRVEGDRIIYRVNGSAEQLKAQLALAKLQEIPAGEAVAPVPVPQPAADGSIPAAAPAPAPTANLRFRW from the coding sequence ATGCGTTTTTTCAAACTCTTGTCTGTGGGCTGCCTGTCGTTGATCAGCGTGGCGAGCCATGCCGAAAACCTCAATAGCCTCTATCAGGTGCTCGAGCCGGTCAGCAGCCAGGCCCCGCAAGAACGTGACCAGGCGACTTTGCGCGCCCTCGACACGCTGGTGCTGCGCCTGACCGGCGATGCCAAGGCCGCGCAGAATCCCGGTCTGGCGGCGATCCGCAAGGATCCCCAGCAGATCATTCTTCAATATGGTTACGACGCCGGGCCGCCGGAAAGCCTCAAGGTGGATTTCGATCCAGCGAGCACTGACCGGGCCTTGCGCTCGGCGGGCTTGTCGCTGTGGGGCGCGAATCGGCCTGCGATCCTGGGCTGGTGGCTGAACGACTCGGCTGAAGGTTCCAACCTGGTAGGCGATGGCCAGGGCAGTGCCGAGCCACTGCGCCGCGCCGCCCAGCACCGCGGCCTGCCGCTGCACCTGCCCCTGGCGGATTTGAGCGAGCAGATCGTTGCTACCGCACCAAACCTGGAAGGCAGTGATCCGGCCCCGCTGCGCGAGGCATCGCAGCGTTATGGTGCAGACGCCTTGCTGGCGGTCCATGCCAAGGAAGAGGGCGGCCAATGGCAGGCGACCTGGCGCTTGTGGCAGGGTGACCAGCGCGAGCAGGGCAATGCCCAGGGCGCCGACCCTGCCGCCCTGGCTGATGCGGTGATGCTGGCGGTGAGTCAACGCCTGGCGCCGCGTTTCGTTACCAAGCCGGGCGTGGCCACCGAGCAGCTGCTGGAAGTGCAGGGCATGAACCTGGAGCGTTATGCGGCGCTTGGGCGTTTGCTCGAGCCGTTCGGTGGGCAGTTGCAGCGGGTTGAAGGGGACCGGATCATTTATCGAGTCAACGGCAGCGCCGAACAGTTGAAAGCGCAATTGGCCCTGGCGAAACTGCAGGAAATTCCTGCCGGCGAAGCCGTCGCGCCAGTGCCAGTACCCCAGCCAGCCGCTGATGGCTCCATTCCGGCCGCCGCGCCAGCGCCAGCGCCGACCGCCAACCTGCGGTTTCGCTGGTAG